Proteins encoded within one genomic window of Pedobacter africanus:
- a CDS encoding TonB-dependent receptor: MNFYKQSVAKPPGLRQKILMRVKFTSILLLSAFLQFAQAGMAQRLSLSQKNATLEEIFKEIRKQSGYDFFYDEADLRTAKRIDLYVKNETMEQVLDRCFAGQPFTYMLSEKTVVIKEKLRENNINTVVKIDIRGRITDEKGGPLPGVSVKLKGTSTGTVSDQNGNYVLTIPDAKGVLVFSFVGFSTQEISLNGKTTINVQLAEENSSLSEIVVVGYGTQKKVNLTGSVSTVASAELIKRPAPNANLLLQGKVPGLQIIQNSAQPGQENPSIQIHGVGTFGANGNNPLVLIDGVPGSLSNINPNMIENISVLKDAATAAIYGVQGANGVILVTTKMGAQGRMNIEYGYNYGIQQPAGVPDLIWNSVEFMELSNEGINRTGQNVAKLYSQAQIDAYRNGNGSAQFPNTDWAKLMFKNAPMQQHFLSVNGGEGKTTYNFGLGYLDQKGILIETGYKKYNASLNFKTQMSKVVTFGTNISFMQGDRRDPVDNAENLVLSIYAQHPLWSPYLPDGSGRVVSKAYDFETTNQNAYAVMKTSKDLNREYGITGISYLNFNLAKGLTGEIRGAARYNTDLQTAQRIPLPTFLFQPDAQGVYKPQQNYLGNFITLRKTKQESINYTAYATLTYDRTFNEKHHFSAVGGYNQESFDYEQQAGFRRDFPSENLRDLNAGGSDAQTANGYAYQWALQSLFGRVNYAYDQRYLFEATFRYDGSSRFRKGKRWGLFPAVSAGWRISQESFLKDVEWINNLKLRGSWGQLGNQNIANYPYQNLLDYGTYIFDGLTTGVVSQNLSDPNITWETTTAAGIGLDFEMFKGKLSGTLDYFHKNTKDILRVAQLPDFVGMGAPTINSGAMKNTGFEFTLSHKNKIGNIGYEIGANFYTYKNIVTKFGPEEIQSNKIRREGLPWNSWYMLESIGVFQNQAQIDAAPKHQNNPKPGDLIFADRSGPNGVPDGRIDPFDRVVIDGQHPDFNYGFNVGLEYKGFDLSAFFMGVAGRKVFTNEWGYGAFRQWSPPPTFWRDRWTPENPGNKLPGMYVDNYAPITTASSFWLQDASYLRLKNLVVGYTFKTDFIKKIGMQNLRLYFSGDNLFTLTDFVGDPERVILNNTSGRFAIYPQANVYTFGIKTTF; the protein is encoded by the coding sequence ATGAACTTTTACAAACAATCTGTAGCTAAGCCACCCGGCTTACGACAAAAAATACTTATGCGCGTTAAATTTACCAGCATTTTATTACTCAGCGCCTTTCTCCAGTTTGCACAGGCCGGAATGGCCCAGCGCCTTAGCCTTTCACAAAAAAATGCTACGCTGGAAGAGATATTTAAGGAAATCAGGAAACAAAGTGGCTATGACTTCTTTTATGATGAAGCGGATCTCAGAACAGCCAAACGGATAGATCTTTATGTAAAGAACGAAACAATGGAGCAGGTGCTTGACCGTTGTTTTGCCGGGCAGCCTTTTACCTATATGCTGAGTGAAAAGACCGTTGTGATCAAAGAGAAGCTCAGGGAAAATAACATCAATACAGTAGTTAAAATAGACATTCGCGGCCGGATTACAGATGAAAAAGGCGGTCCCCTGCCTGGTGTCAGTGTGAAGCTCAAGGGGACATCAACAGGTACCGTGAGCGATCAGAATGGAAACTACGTATTAACCATACCTGATGCCAAAGGCGTACTGGTATTCAGCTTCGTTGGCTTTTCTACACAGGAAATCTCTTTAAACGGAAAGACCACCATAAATGTTCAACTGGCAGAGGAAAACTCCAGCCTGTCGGAAATTGTCGTAGTAGGCTATGGCACGCAGAAAAAGGTAAACCTGACGGGCTCGGTATCCACCGTAGCTTCTGCCGAACTGATCAAAAGACCCGCACCAAATGCGAACTTATTGCTGCAGGGCAAAGTTCCGGGACTGCAGATCATACAGAATTCTGCACAGCCAGGCCAGGAGAACCCTTCTATACAGATTCACGGTGTAGGTACCTTTGGGGCTAACGGAAATAATCCGCTGGTGCTGATCGATGGTGTGCCGGGTTCACTGAGCAATATCAACCCCAACATGATAGAAAACATTTCCGTTTTAAAAGATGCAGCCACTGCAGCAATTTATGGGGTGCAGGGAGCAAACGGGGTAATCCTGGTAACCACCAAAATGGGCGCGCAGGGGAGAATGAATATTGAATATGGCTACAACTATGGCATACAGCAGCCTGCAGGGGTACCCGATCTGATCTGGAATTCGGTTGAATTTATGGAGCTGAGCAATGAAGGTATCAACCGTACCGGGCAAAATGTGGCCAAGCTGTACAGTCAGGCGCAGATTGATGCTTACCGCAATGGAAATGGCTCTGCACAGTTTCCCAATACCGACTGGGCTAAACTGATGTTTAAAAATGCACCTATGCAGCAGCATTTTCTCAGTGTTAACGGGGGCGAGGGTAAAACCACTTATAACTTTGGCCTGGGGTATCTGGACCAGAAAGGTATCCTGATCGAAACCGGGTATAAAAAGTACAATGCCTCCCTGAATTTCAAGACACAAATGAGCAAAGTGGTCACTTTCGGTACCAATATCAGTTTTATGCAGGGCGACAGGAGGGATCCGGTAGACAATGCAGAGAACCTGGTATTGAGCATCTATGCCCAGCATCCGCTTTGGTCTCCCTACCTGCCCGATGGCAGTGGAAGGGTGGTGAGCAAGGCCTACGATTTTGAGACAACCAACCAGAATGCCTATGCTGTAATGAAGACCAGCAAAGACCTGAACAGGGAGTATGGCATCACGGGGATCAGCTACCTGAACTTTAACCTTGCCAAGGGGCTTACCGGCGAGATAAGAGGGGCAGCGAGGTACAATACCGATCTGCAGACTGCACAACGCATTCCTTTGCCTACATTTCTGTTTCAGCCTGATGCACAGGGTGTATATAAGCCTCAGCAGAACTACCTGGGCAACTTTATTACCCTACGTAAAACCAAACAGGAATCTATCAATTACACAGCATATGCAACCCTGACCTACGACCGGACCTTTAATGAAAAACATCATTTTAGCGCTGTTGGGGGATACAATCAGGAAAGTTTTGATTATGAACAGCAGGCAGGTTTCCGCAGGGATTTCCCTTCAGAGAACCTGCGAGACCTGAATGCGGGGGGCAGCGATGCACAAACCGCCAATGGTTATGCCTACCAATGGGCCTTGCAATCGCTTTTTGGCAGGGTGAATTATGCTTACGATCAACGTTATCTGTTTGAGGCTACCTTCCGGTACGATGGTTCGTCCAGGTTCCGCAAAGGTAAACGCTGGGGGCTCTTCCCGGCAGTGTCTGCCGGATGGAGGATATCACAGGAAAGCTTTCTTAAAGACGTGGAATGGATAAATAACCTCAAACTTCGCGGCTCCTGGGGGCAGCTGGGTAACCAGAACATTGCCAATTACCCTTATCAGAACCTGCTCGACTATGGAACCTATATTTTCGACGGCCTCACAACAGGCGTTGTATCGCAGAATCTTTCGGATCCCAACATCACCTGGGAAACCACAACCGCTGCGGGGATAGGACTTGACTTCGAGATGTTTAAAGGTAAACTTAGCGGCACACTCGACTATTTCCATAAAAACACCAAGGACATCCTGCGTGTGGCACAGCTGCCCGATTTTGTGGGCATGGGTGCGCCTACCATAAATTCAGGGGCCATGAAAAATACCGGTTTTGAATTTACATTATCGCATAAAAACAAAATTGGTAATATAGGCTATGAAATTGGTGCCAATTTCTATACCTACAAAAATATAGTTACCAAATTTGGTCCTGAAGAGATCCAGAGCAACAAGATCAGGAGGGAAGGGTTGCCATGGAATTCCTGGTATATGCTGGAATCCATTGGGGTTTTCCAGAATCAGGCACAAATTGACGCTGCACCAAAGCACCAGAACAATCCGAAACCAGGTGACCTGATCTTTGCAGACCGTAGCGGTCCAAACGGTGTGCCTGATGGCAGGATAGATCCTTTTGACAGGGTAGTGATCGACGGGCAGCACCCTGATTTTAACTATGGCTTCAATGTTGGGCTGGAGTATAAAGGTTTTGACCTCTCTGCCTTCTTTATGGGCGTAGCAGGCCGAAAGGTATTTACCAATGAATGGGGCTATGGAGCTTTCAGGCAATGGTCGCCACCGCCAACCTTCTGGCGCGATCGCTGGACACCGGAAAATCCAGGCAATAAACTGCCAGGGATGTATGTTGACAACTACGCACCCATTACTACAGCATCGTCTTTCTGGCTGCAGGATGCGTCTTACCTGAGACTTAAGAACCTGGTCGTAGGCTATACCTTCAAAACAGATTTTATTAAAAAGATAGGCATGCAGAACCTGAGGCTATATTTTTCTGGCGATAACCTGTTCACCCTTACTGATTTTGTAGGGGATCCGGAACGTGTGATCCTGAACAATACCAGCGGTCGTTTTGCAATTTACCCGCAGGCCAATGTATATACCTTCGGAATTAAAACCACCTTTTAA
- a CDS encoding RagB/SusD family nutrient uptake outer membrane protein — protein sequence MKVKNIKYMLLLLSAMAFAGCTDELLDRQPTDKLTNEAFWTSKKDADLALAGCYSTLRTPAFSIDVSSFSSMQFESLTDNAYSNSTLDSYTDISRGILTSATGGIQSRMWTDAYRGIARCNWFLGNLDKVPGLEPSEKARMTGEAYFLRAFFYNELTMLYGDVPLVTEELGFGPEVFKVKKSPKAEVVAKIIKDLDAAAAGLPNTAYGNGHAVRGSALALKARICLYNEMWPEAAAAAKLVIDEKKFSIASSYEGIFFGAQNNNPEIIFSIKALSPNATHNLDLLYGSRFSMVPLHSLADAYEMRDGTKPVAPIVPSSYNINDRMRNDFYQNRDPRLKLTIFTPGAQWAYNTTIGFNNVDKGKAESPSVNNLGLRKYININVNDGNAGATGSEQAMVKLRYADVLLMYAEAVTEMGGGTTTDAIALKALNDVRARPGITMPAKTVLTRELVRNERRVELAFEGLRYYDIKRWNIAKTVMNGFKDPGNVTRVFEDKHYLWPIPQSEVDKMGPDFQNAAYR from the coding sequence ATGAAAGTAAAAAATATAAAATATATGCTGCTGTTGTTATCAGCAATGGCATTTGCAGGATGTACCGACGAACTGCTGGACAGGCAGCCGACAGATAAACTGACCAATGAAGCTTTCTGGACCTCAAAAAAGGATGCAGACCTTGCGCTTGCAGGCTGTTACAGTACCCTGCGCACACCTGCCTTCTCCATTGATGTCAGTTCTTTTTCTTCCATGCAGTTTGAAAGTCTGACCGACAATGCTTACAGCAATTCCACGCTCGATAGCTATACCGATATATCCAGAGGGATCCTCACGTCTGCAACAGGAGGCATCCAGTCTAGAATGTGGACCGACGCTTACCGGGGCATAGCCCGCTGTAACTGGTTTTTGGGCAACCTGGATAAGGTGCCTGGACTTGAGCCATCAGAGAAAGCACGCATGACGGGTGAAGCTTATTTTTTAAGGGCCTTTTTCTACAATGAGTTAACCATGTTGTACGGAGATGTTCCTTTGGTTACCGAAGAACTGGGCTTTGGTCCGGAGGTATTTAAAGTAAAGAAATCGCCAAAAGCTGAGGTTGTTGCAAAAATAATTAAAGACCTGGACGCGGCAGCCGCAGGTTTGCCAAATACGGCCTACGGCAATGGGCACGCGGTTCGTGGTTCGGCACTTGCGCTGAAGGCCAGGATCTGTCTGTACAATGAAATGTGGCCTGAAGCCGCTGCTGCTGCAAAGCTGGTCATAGACGAAAAGAAATTCAGCATTGCCAGTAGTTATGAGGGGATATTTTTCGGCGCGCAGAACAACAATCCGGAGATTATTTTTTCGATCAAAGCGCTTAGTCCGAATGCAACGCATAACCTCGACCTCCTGTATGGATCGCGTTTCTCGATGGTGCCGCTACATAGCCTGGCCGATGCCTATGAAATGCGCGATGGTACAAAACCGGTGGCTCCAATAGTGCCTTCCTCCTATAACATCAACGACAGGATGCGCAACGATTTTTACCAGAACAGGGACCCAAGGCTAAAGCTGACCATTTTTACACCAGGGGCGCAATGGGCCTACAATACGACCATTGGCTTCAATAATGTAGATAAAGGAAAAGCTGAATCGCCCTCTGTAAATAACCTGGGACTGCGTAAATACATCAACATTAATGTGAACGATGGTAATGCCGGGGCTACCGGGAGCGAGCAGGCCATGGTAAAACTGCGTTATGCAGATGTATTGCTGATGTATGCGGAAGCTGTAACCGAGATGGGCGGAGGAACCACTACAGATGCAATTGCGCTGAAGGCACTGAACGATGTGAGGGCAAGACCGGGGATCACTATGCCGGCAAAAACCGTGCTGACCCGCGAGCTGGTGCGCAATGAAAGAAGGGTGGAACTGGCTTTCGAGGGACTGCGTTATTACGACATCAAAAGATGGAATATCGCTAAGACGGTAATGAATGGTTTCAAAGACCCGGGGAATGTAACCCGTGTATTTGAAGACAAACATTACCTGTGGCCGATACCACAATCGGAAGTGGATAAAATGGGTCCTGATTTTCAAAATGCAGCTTATCGTTAA
- a CDS encoding FecR family protein, protein MMTNDPEKLLSRYNAGLCNEAEKAMVESWYLKLSAEEAAQLDKTSALSNKEAIWTELSANKARKYSRRLKFAAAAALLLVGSITALYYRQSETIKPAVSGQANLTAIVPGGNKAFLTLADGRKISLTDAASGEIAQQEGLSIHKAADGQLVYAVADQKKRDHKGASAFNTIETPKGGQYQVNLPDGTKVWLNSSSSLRYPTRFENEKRVVQLKGEGYFEVAKRKVKFMVETGGQEVEVLGTHFNISSYANEKNIQTTLLEGSVRVNVAEGAEKISRLLKPGEQSTVAGSAIAVRDADIEAVMAWKNGDFVFKKEDLKSIMNKIARWYDVEVVYSENLDHLKFGGYVSRSKSISSVLKVMESTGKVKFSIEGKKVIVSRP, encoded by the coding sequence ATGATGACAAACGATCCCGAAAAGCTGTTGAGCAGGTATAATGCAGGTTTATGCAATGAAGCGGAAAAAGCGATGGTGGAAAGCTGGTACCTCAAACTTAGTGCAGAAGAAGCAGCGCAATTGGATAAAACATCTGCTCTGAGCAATAAAGAAGCAATATGGACGGAACTCAGTGCGAATAAAGCCCGAAAATATAGCCGGAGGTTAAAATTTGCTGCTGCAGCAGCATTGTTACTGGTCGGAAGTATAACTGCACTATATTACAGGCAATCGGAGACCATAAAACCTGCTGTCAGCGGGCAGGCGAATCTTACTGCCATTGTGCCCGGTGGCAACAAAGCTTTTCTTACCCTGGCCGATGGGCGGAAAATTTCCCTGACGGATGCTGCCAGCGGTGAAATTGCACAGCAGGAAGGATTGAGTATCCATAAAGCAGCGGACGGGCAGCTCGTATATGCCGTAGCCGATCAGAAAAAAAGAGATCATAAAGGAGCATCAGCCTTTAATACCATAGAAACGCCCAAGGGAGGACAATACCAGGTGAATTTACCGGATGGTACAAAGGTCTGGCTGAATTCGTCTTCGTCCCTGCGTTATCCGACAAGATTTGAGAACGAAAAGCGTGTGGTACAGCTAAAAGGTGAGGGATATTTTGAAGTGGCCAAACGTAAAGTGAAATTTATGGTGGAAACAGGCGGACAGGAAGTGGAGGTGCTGGGAACGCATTTTAACATCAGTAGCTATGCTAATGAGAAAAATATTCAAACAACGCTGCTGGAGGGTTCTGTTCGTGTAAATGTTGCAGAAGGGGCTGAAAAGATCTCCAGGCTACTGAAACCGGGTGAGCAAAGTACGGTTGCCGGAAGCGCAATTGCGGTAAGAGATGCGGATATCGAAGCCGTCATGGCCTGGAAGAATGGGGATTTTGTATTTAAAAAAGAAGATCTGAAGAGCATCATGAACAAAATTGCCCGTTGGTATGACGTAGAAGTGGTTTATAGCGAAAATCTGGATCACCTGAAGTTTGGGGGATATGTGTCCCGATCTAAAAGCATCAGCTCGGTACTCAAGGTAATGGAATCTACCGGCAAGGTGAAATTTAGCATAGAAGGAAAGAAGGTCATTGTGAGCAGGCCATAA
- a CDS encoding DUF5696 domain-containing protein, producing the protein MRWFKRNILIIAIAICPVFLRAQVKENPKLSSADWGGMETKVSVSNGQWLIKGKRQEVSLNANDLALMVKAGPASWTMVPSGGDDMTVKAGGNMQKVRLADARDKKIIPYDAGYKTGIQLIFKDWPGLDLTLYLTVCLEGDQEDLVFDVAAEEHAVTVRELNWPTALDAREIDHTLLSNVRGVLLPRNWPKPYHPIRTSDADGSISKSDRSELQSNVIEDWCMSWWGFQKGKSAMMVIVETPDDAAYQFNHPAGGPTVIGPRWRPQLGKLGYPRTARMCFFNEGNYVDMAKRYRSYAVNTGLFVSLKDKIARKPVVAELIGTPIIRSGILTNYKPESARWKRDADTRYKLVSFDQRAEEFRRYKAMGIDKLCVVLTGWPNLGYDRQHPDAIPPAPTAGGWEGMKRLAETCKELGYLFSLHDQYRDYYLDAPSYNTKFAIHAEEAGGRANMFPGTRFGDSKEGRIPFMDYWDGGKMAYLSGRFMLGHLNKNYQWLFKRDIRPQGNYLDVFGYVPPDEDFNPEHPSTRTDGLNDRIKCYNWSRNNLGFVGTETACDWTIPYVDFSSPLKSKNGISLPLWELVYHDAILTPYHPDDLHGLLYGGTPQVSFNKGIDASTVKLINRMSELSKRVALLEMTKHEFLDKNYRQERSTFSDGTTVTVDWDKNTVAISPELKIK; encoded by the coding sequence ATGAGATGGTTTAAGAGAAATATACTGATCATCGCTATAGCGATTTGTCCCGTCTTTTTACGTGCACAGGTAAAAGAAAACCCAAAACTGTCGAGTGCCGATTGGGGGGGCATGGAAACGAAAGTGTCTGTGAGCAATGGACAATGGCTGATCAAAGGAAAACGCCAGGAGGTGAGCTTAAATGCAAATGACCTTGCACTTATGGTGAAAGCTGGGCCTGCCAGCTGGACTATGGTGCCTTCCGGTGGGGATGACATGACGGTGAAAGCCGGTGGCAACATGCAGAAGGTAAGGCTGGCAGATGCCCGCGACAAAAAGATCATCCCCTATGATGCGGGTTATAAAACAGGTATACAGCTGATCTTTAAAGACTGGCCGGGACTCGACCTGACGCTTTATCTGACGGTATGCCTGGAAGGGGATCAGGAAGACCTGGTTTTTGATGTGGCGGCCGAAGAGCATGCCGTAACCGTAAGGGAGCTGAACTGGCCTACTGCCCTGGATGCAAGAGAAATTGACCATACCCTGCTGAGTAATGTAAGAGGTGTATTGCTACCCCGCAACTGGCCTAAACCCTACCATCCCATCCGGACCTCGGATGCAGATGGTTCCATCTCAAAAAGCGACCGGAGCGAGCTGCAAAGTAATGTCATCGAAGACTGGTGCATGTCGTGGTGGGGTTTTCAGAAAGGAAAATCTGCCATGATGGTCATCGTAGAGACACCGGATGACGCCGCATACCAGTTTAACCATCCGGCTGGCGGACCTACAGTGATCGGTCCGCGCTGGCGCCCGCAACTGGGCAAATTAGGCTATCCGAGAACAGCCAGAATGTGTTTCTTCAATGAAGGCAATTATGTAGATATGGCCAAACGCTACCGTAGTTATGCGGTCAATACCGGTCTTTTTGTTTCACTTAAAGATAAGATTGCCAGAAAGCCGGTTGTTGCAGAACTGATCGGTACACCGATCATCCGGTCGGGGATACTGACCAATTACAAACCCGAAAGCGCCCGCTGGAAAAGAGATGCTGACACGAGATACAAACTGGTTAGTTTTGACCAGCGCGCTGAAGAGTTTCGCCGTTATAAGGCTATGGGAATTGATAAATTGTGTGTGGTACTTACCGGCTGGCCAAATCTGGGCTACGACAGGCAACATCCCGATGCGATTCCACCCGCACCAACAGCCGGGGGATGGGAAGGTATGAAAAGACTGGCCGAAACCTGCAAGGAACTCGGCTACCTGTTTAGTTTGCACGACCAGTACCGCGATTATTACCTAGATGCTCCATCCTACAATACGAAGTTTGCCATTCATGCTGAAGAAGCAGGTGGCAGGGCCAATATGTTTCCGGGAACAAGGTTTGGCGACAGCAAGGAAGGCCGTATTCCTTTCATGGATTACTGGGATGGCGGAAAAATGGCTTACCTGAGCGGACGTTTTATGCTGGGCCACCTCAACAAAAATTATCAGTGGCTGTTTAAACGGGACATCCGCCCTCAGGGAAATTACCTGGATGTATTCGGGTATGTACCACCGGATGAAGATTTCAATCCGGAGCATCCTTCAACACGTACAGACGGATTAAACGATCGGATCAAATGCTACAACTGGTCCAGGAATAACCTGGGCTTTGTAGGCACAGAGACCGCCTGCGACTGGACCATACCTTATGTCGATTTTTCATCGCCCCTTAAATCTAAAAATGGCATTAGTCTGCCATTATGGGAATTGGTTTATCATGATGCGATCCTGACACCCTATCATCCCGACGATCTGCATGGATTGTTGTATGGCGGCACACCTCAGGTTTCTTTCAATAAAGGGATTGACGCTTCAACCGTGAAACTGATCAATCGTATGAGCGAACTGAGCAAGCGTGTGGCTTTGCTGGAAATGACAAAACACGAGTTTCTGGATAAAAATTACAGACAGGAACGCAGTACTTTTTCAGACGGTACGACGGTCACGGTAGACTGGGATAAAAATACAGTAGCCATTTCACCTGAACTGAAAATAAAATGA
- a CDS encoding glycosyl hydrolase family 95 catalytic domain-containing protein: protein MKSKFIAITMGLALSAATVYAQAPPAISSNPSSMIRVDYKKLVSRADLDYSEPVSRSEAGMPIGNGTMGTLLWTGPSQLHMQLNRVDVFASNSASNNFFQRNTDYCGGTAYADLDFGMPLFNKPDFKQQLSCYEGLSTLRGKDVSVKALAWNKTDVIALRVSDKRPSGAAFSAALRMLRLPVTRRGNHTAVSRIAVHGDYIVLTQEFKEDDYYCGSAVVMGISGTGCNAELSNESTARLQVSTKGQKDFTVYMSSAAGFDPAEDLVKTAIVKLEQARKLGFEGLYASNKQWWADFWSRSFVSLHSKDAEADFVEKNYTYYLYVMGSSSRGAYPTKFNGMLWTTGGDQRKWGANFWGANQSCLYNALFPTNHLELMDPMFNMYSNAYPSFGKSAEQQWGSKGIYIPETVGFDGEPVLPDDIAAEMRELYLKKKNWQQRSQRFIDYAETKQPFLSRWNWKKDTSWVAGKWPLADRGSGPYSPVNHIFSRGAKIAYQYWQRYEYTGDMDWLRQRAYPMLKGIAEFYRNFPNLRKENGRYHIYHVNDNESIWGGHNTVEEIASMKGIFPAAIKAAELLGTDQELRKHWESFISDLSPLSSSKAYPETAAQPEYWVGSLPPLLKGNGQRRPDGNTMPVWFFDLCNPGGDPEMLKIAQQTYDGYFREGGIKAYQPYVLSKIPAAGAVLGRSDAIRYLVPSQIRRKAGDEVLANRMDLSEGFYTTNIQRLGRAADALHPGLLQTAPESPAGDPVIRLFPAWPKEWDAAFSLLGRGNFLITSAILNGEISFVELHSQLGSECRIRNPWPNSKITVYKNGRQTVYNEDLLVIQTQKGDRLILLPEGRTPEQAKLQI, encoded by the coding sequence ATGAAGAGCAAATTTATAGCAATAACAATGGGCCTGGCCCTGAGTGCCGCTACGGTATATGCGCAGGCTCCTCCGGCCATATCCTCCAATCCTTCCTCCATGATCAGGGTAGATTATAAAAAGCTGGTTTCAAGGGCAGATCTGGATTACTCCGAGCCGGTAAGCCGGAGTGAGGCCGGAATGCCAATAGGTAATGGAACCATGGGGACCCTGTTATGGACAGGTCCCAGTCAGCTCCACATGCAGCTCAACCGCGTAGATGTTTTTGCTTCCAATTCAGCCAGCAATAACTTTTTTCAGCGCAATACTGATTATTGTGGCGGGACGGCCTATGCAGATTTGGATTTTGGGATGCCTTTGTTCAATAAACCTGATTTTAAACAACAGCTGTCCTGTTACGAGGGCTTGTCTACATTAAGGGGAAAGGATGTTTCGGTTAAAGCTTTGGCCTGGAACAAAACCGATGTTATCGCATTGCGGGTTAGTGATAAAAGACCTTCTGGCGCTGCTTTTTCTGCTGCGCTGCGGATGTTGCGGTTACCTGTTACCCGTCGCGGTAATCATACTGCGGTTTCCAGGATAGCTGTCCATGGGGATTACATCGTCCTGACGCAGGAATTTAAGGAAGACGATTATTACTGCGGTTCTGCTGTGGTGATGGGCATCAGCGGAACGGGATGCAATGCAGAACTGAGTAACGAATCAACGGCCAGGCTGCAGGTCAGCACAAAGGGGCAAAAAGACTTTACAGTTTATATGTCAAGTGCAGCTGGTTTCGATCCTGCCGAAGACTTGGTTAAAACAGCTATTGTTAAACTTGAGCAGGCCCGAAAACTTGGATTTGAGGGCCTGTATGCATCGAATAAACAATGGTGGGCAGATTTCTGGTCCAGATCCTTTGTGAGCCTGCACAGTAAAGACGCGGAAGCGGATTTTGTAGAAAAGAATTACACTTATTACCTCTATGTAATGGGCTCCAGTTCCAGGGGTGCTTATCCAACCAAGTTTAACGGGATGTTATGGACCACAGGTGGAGATCAGCGCAAATGGGGGGCTAATTTCTGGGGTGCCAACCAAAGTTGTTTATACAATGCCCTGTTTCCCACCAATCACCTGGAACTGATGGATCCCATGTTCAACATGTATTCAAATGCATATCCTTCGTTTGGTAAAAGTGCTGAACAACAATGGGGCAGCAAAGGGATTTACATCCCTGAAACAGTCGGTTTTGACGGAGAGCCTGTCCTTCCGGATGATATTGCTGCCGAGATGCGGGAGCTTTACCTGAAAAAAAAGAACTGGCAGCAGCGTTCACAAAGATTTATAGACTATGCCGAAACCAAACAACCCTTTCTGAGCCGCTGGAACTGGAAGAAAGATACCAGCTGGGTAGCAGGGAAATGGCCCTTGGCCGACAGGGGATCCGGTCCCTACAGCCCGGTAAACCATATCTTTTCAAGGGGGGCAAAAATTGCCTACCAGTACTGGCAAAGGTATGAATATACAGGTGATATGGATTGGCTGAGGCAACGTGCCTATCCCATGCTGAAGGGAATTGCGGAGTTCTACCGGAATTTTCCAAACCTGAGGAAGGAAAACGGCAGATACCACATTTATCATGTGAATGACAATGAATCCATCTGGGGCGGACACAATACCGTAGAAGAGATAGCCTCAATGAAGGGTATTTTTCCGGCCGCAATCAAGGCCGCTGAATTGCTCGGAACAGATCAGGAACTCAGGAAGCATTGGGAAAGTTTTATCAGCGATCTTTCACCATTGTCCAGCAGTAAAGCTTACCCTGAAACAGCTGCACAACCCGAATATTGGGTAGGATCTTTACCGCCGCTGTTGAAAGGGAACGGACAGCGCAGGCCTGACGGCAATACCATGCCCGTTTGGTTTTTTGATTTGTGCAACCCGGGAGGAGATCCCGAAATGCTAAAAATAGCACAGCAAACTTACGATGGTTATTTCAGGGAAGGGGGCATCAAAGCCTATCAACCCTATGTGTTGTCCAAAATTCCCGCTGCCGGAGCTGTTCTTGGCAGATCCGATGCTATAAGATACCTCGTGCCCAGCCAGATCAGGAGAAAAGCAGGCGATGAAGTGCTAGCCAACCGGATGGACCTGAGCGAAGGTTTTTACACTACGAATATCCAGCGTTTGGGAAGGGCTGCCGATGCATTGCATCCGGGGTTGCTGCAAACTGCCCCGGAAAGCCCGGCAGGTGACCCGGTGATCCGCCTGTTCCCGGCTTGGCCAAAAGAATGGGATGCGGCTTTCAGCTTGTTGGGCAGGGGCAACTTCCTCATTACATCAGCTATACTTAACGGCGAGATCAGCTTTGTAGAACTTCACTCCCAGTTGGGTTCCGAATGCCGCATCAGAAATCCCTGGCCGAACAGTAAAATAACTGTCTATAAAAATGGCAGGCAGACTGTATATAATGAAGATTTGTTGGTGATACAAACCCAAAAAGGCGACAGACTGATCCTCTTGCCTGAAGGCAGGACCCCAGAACAAGCAAAACTTCAGATTTAA